In one window of Longimicrobium sp. DNA:
- a CDS encoding PqqD family protein encodes MTDEQEYRVPDDVLAAHLEGEAVLLHMDTKDYYRLNATAAAVFKGLERGLGRDALVDDLCAQFEVERADAAAAVDGLLAELAERRLVSPADDGQG; translated from the coding sequence ATGACCGACGAACAGGAATACCGCGTTCCCGACGACGTGCTGGCCGCCCACCTGGAAGGGGAGGCGGTGCTGCTGCACATGGACACCAAGGACTACTACCGCCTGAACGCCACGGCGGCGGCCGTCTTCAAGGGCCTGGAGCGCGGACTGGGCCGTGACGCCCTGGTGGACGACCTGTGCGCCCAGTTCGAAGTGGAGCGCGCCGACGCGGCCGCGGCCGTCGACGGCCTGCTGGCCGAGCTGGCGGAGCGCCGCCTGGTATCTCCCGCCGACGACGGGCAGGGGTGA
- a CDS encoding lasso peptide biosynthesis B2 protein → MQLADAAFSGVWAGLRVPLWLHGRRWTELLREPAAARPGARPPRGAVRAALATVTVLARVPGLPWKRTCLYRSVAECLVLRRYGVPAVVRIGVRSEGSGQILAHAWVVPDPAAEPPAPDAMRAFSIKG, encoded by the coding sequence ATGCAGCTGGCCGATGCCGCGTTCAGCGGGGTGTGGGCGGGGCTGCGCGTTCCCCTGTGGCTGCACGGCCGCCGGTGGACGGAGCTGCTGCGCGAACCCGCGGCCGCGCGGCCGGGCGCACGCCCCCCGAGAGGCGCGGTGCGTGCGGCGCTGGCGACCGTGACTGTGCTGGCACGCGTTCCCGGCCTGCCGTGGAAGCGCACCTGCCTGTACCGCAGCGTGGCGGAGTGCCTGGTGCTGCGGCGGTACGGCGTTCCGGCGGTGGTGCGCATCGGCGTGAGGAGCGAGGGCTCCGGCCAGATCCTGGCCCACGCCTGGGTGGTGCCCGACCCCGCCGCCGAGCCCCCCGCGCCCGACGCCATGCGGGCCTTTTCCATCAAGGGCTGA